One Cotesia glomerata isolate CgM1 linkage group LG8, MPM_Cglom_v2.3, whole genome shotgun sequence genomic window carries:
- the LOC123270693 gene encoding protein brunelleschi, whose translation MSQPDYEQTTHDHASLLVLLKSIGTQLKPKLLSRLYERINKSLSKLNIVDSSGSTREIIIRFVRDYPVENIDWGDFQTHRRLLGLVTFSKYDEQNEFSELCRLHETLKVKYNDTLYDSRAIFFGPVESDSINEPPPGFVPPPNFKTSAIYYADELCPSLESQILECLNALFWILESKRLKRLREKSDRAPLLRAPFEKKELIGLDLESRNNKKKCSGRMTKHIADLSLQAGLRIEALNYYSTAAASLQTVNDWLWLGAAYEGLCATSSMILYPNLRRSLTLHRNSSLQETSPGKRRESQSLPSPTNEESPKTHIPHLLPPEEIAKKYREAIVHYSKYQNAAIVETEASFKATRISIEQNSPLQAACFLNNVVFNHINLSELEKIERFTKLAELYSSFGFSRKASFCMRLAALRYVSPNNPNRDWKQCYNLLLQSTSGFKLSLDPADMTDDNRKGWPKIQIQILNELIIAANRMGNAALATRHMTFILQTLFNYLSPNDRKDIALQLQGVAQQCEGAPVPLVLESGIVIPPANLINIPTTKEFKLKNLQAHLQPQKIERVKEDHGPFLFTPINFGSLERKNVSKNSVEFLWVDGDICEVSIQLINPLPFELVVSNMRLLTSGIVFESLPESITLPAMAGPIGVSLAGTPREPGTLEIHGFSTHTLGVKSNCRLRNIPGMPYPSYNITVIPALPKIDLATSLPQTASFSTGQNIVTSASVSLYGGESTECTVTITNCGQVPIETVETSIKSSLSKIKELKIFQWSDDNFNSQLPLLPGASASLTLYLFADMEFINNKDQVQKNSPRINNAHGSKSWPSKSNLTQSKKKSLPGNSGKNSGINSQLAKLTIQPPSNIIVEGQLMIKYSGGEGLTAGYCRVSSVFISIEMLPSVNITSWDVLPAETSSQFYLVLDVNNMTNQEMELYYTQSKCIYMGGRESCRIPVPVDRCPLDKLSTIESGDVDNELQKLCSQHTAALVDMRWQLLGTDLTGKANLNGITFTRDMLDLVRMSPLQWEVVINDTAVKPQDEITCTIGECVSIGVGVCNALERPLSNLCLTIDFYQDYQNGTCNYKLDNLLAIAGASKVMLPTLQEYGRAYHECRVVFFMPGQFKLDIRCSSNHDNSSSSSSSDKNLTIADNEWRYIPPIEITAEDY comes from the exons atgtcaCAGCCGGATTATGAACAAACAACTCATGACCATGCATcattattagttttattaaagTCAATTGGTACGCAATTAAAACCAAAATTATTATCTCGATTATACGAACGTATTAACaaaagtttaagtaaattaaatattgttgatTCAAGTGGTAGTACTCGTGAAATAATAATACGTTTTGTACGTGATTATCctgttgaaaatattgattgggGTGATTTTCAAACTCATAGACGTTTATTAGGTTTAGTAACATTTAGTAAATATGATGAACAAAATGAATTCAGTGAATTGTGCCGTTTACATGAAACACTTAAAGTTAAATATAATGATACATTATATGATTCACGTGCCATATTTTTTGGACCAGTTGAATCTGATAGTATTAATGAACCTCCACCTGGTTTTGTACCACCGCCTAATTTTAAGACGAGTGCTATTTATTATGCTGATGAATTGTGTCCGAGTTTAGAGAGTCAAATTTTAGAATGTTTAAATGCACTTTTTTGGATCCTCGAATCTAAAAGACTTAAGAGATTAAGAGAAAAATCTGATCGTGCTCCACTGCTGCGGGCTCCTTTTGAAAAAAAGGAGCTCATTGGACTGGATTTAGAGtcaagaaataataaaaaaaaatgctcagGACGTATGACTAAACATATTGCTGATTTAAGTCTTCAAGctg GTCTTCGTATCGAAGCTCTGAATTATTACAGCACAGCAGCAGCAAGTCTCCAAACAGTAAACGATTGGCTGTGGCTAGGAGCAGCATATGAAGGTCTATGTGCGACGTCTTCAATGATCCTATACCCAAACCTCCGTAGATCATTGACTCTCCACCGGAATTCCTCATTACAAGAGACAAGCCCGGGTAAAAGACGTGAATCTCAATCCCTACCCAGCCCAACAAACGAAGAATCCCCTAAAACTCACATACCGCACTTGCTACCACCGGAAGAAATCGCCAAAAAGTACCGAGAAGCGATTGTTCATTACAGTAAATACCAAAACGCCGCTATCGTAGAAACCGAAGCGAGTTTCAAAGCAACTCGCATATCAATAGAACAAAATAGTCCCCTGCAAGCGGCATGTTTTTTAAACAACGTCGTCTTCAATCACATAAATTTAAGCGAGCTGGAAAAAATCGAGCGATTTACAAAATTAGCTGAATTGTATTCTTCCTTTGGCTTCAGCCGAAAAGCTTCATTTTGCATGCGATTAGCCGCACTGAGATACGTATCACCGAACAATCCAAACCGCGACTGGAAACAATGTTACAATTTATTACTACAATCTACCTCAGGCTTCAAATTGTCCCTCGACCCAGCAGACATGACTGATGATAACCGCAAAGGTTGGCCAAAAatacaaattcaaattctcaatgaattaataatagcTGCCAATCGAATGGGCAATGCAGCATTAGCAACGCGGCACATgacatttattttacaaacatTATTCAATTACTTATCACCGAACGACCGTAAGGACATTGCATTGCAATTACAGGGTGTTGCGCAGCAATGTGAAGGTGCACCTGTGCCCCTAGTTCTCGAGTCTGGTATCGTAATCCCTCCTGCTAATTTGATTAACATACCTACCAccaaagaatttaaattaaaaaatttacaagctCACCTTCAGCCGCAAAAAATTGAGCGGGTCAAGGAAGATCATGGCCCGTTTTTATTTACACCAATTAATTTTGGATCTTTAGAGCGGAAAAATGTATCCAAAAATTCCGTGGAATTTTTGTGGGTCGACGGTGATATTTGTGAAGtatcaattcaattaattaatcctCTGCCGTTTGAATTAGTTGTCTCAAACATGAGACTTTTGACTAGCGGCATTGTTTTTGAATCTCTTCCAGAGAGCATTACGTTGCCTGCAATGGCGGGACCAATTGGTGTGTCTCTAGCTGGGACTCCCAGAGAACCTGGTACTTTGGAGATCCACGGGTTCAGTACTCACACACTTGGTGTTAAATCTAATTGCCGGTTAAGAAATATTCCAGGTATGCCATATCCATCTTATAATATTACTGTAATTCCGGCTTTGCCAAAAATTGACCTTGCTACTAGCTTGCCACAAACTGCTAGCTTCAGCACGGGTCAGAATATTGTCACCAGTGCTAGTGTCTCTTTATACGGTGGTGAAAGTACTGAGTGTACTGTAACAATAACTAATTGCGGGCAAGTACCTATTGAGACTGTTGAGACTTCTATTAAATCTTCGTTGAGTAAAATTAaagagttaaaaatatttcaatggagcgatgataattttaattcacaaTTACCATTATTACCTGGCGCAAGTGCTAGTCTTACGCTTTATCTTTTTGCTGATatggaatttattaataataaagatcAGGTGCAAAAAAATAGCCCGAGGATTAACAATGCACATGGATCTAAATCTTGGCCGTCTAAGAGTAATTTAACgcagtcaaaaaaaaaatcattgccGGGTAATAGTGGAAAAAATTCGGGGATTAATTCGCAGTTGGCTAAATTAACTATCCAACCTCCGTCGAATATTATTGTAGAGGGACAATTAATGATTAAGTACTCGGGTGGTGAGGGACTGACTGCTGGGTACTGTAGAGTTTCTTCggtttttatttctattgaaATGCTACCTAGTGTTAATATTACTAGTTGGGATGTCTTGCCAGCTGAAACATCTAGTCAATTTTACTTAGTACTTGATGTAAATAATATGACTAATCAAGAAATGGAATTGTATTATACACAGAGTAAGTGTATTTATATGGGAGGAAGAGAATCATGTAGGATTCCGGTTCCTGTTGATAGATGTCCGCTAGATAAATTGTCGACGATTGAGAGTGGAGATGTTGATAATGAGTTACAGAAACTTTGCTCGCAACATACGGCTGCTTTGGTGGATATGAGGTGGCAGTTGTTGGGGACTGATTTGACTGGAAAAGCTAATTTAAATGGCATTACTTTTACTCGAGACATGCTGGATCTTGTACGGATGAGTCCTTTGCAGTggg AAGTTGTTATTAATGATACGGCAGTAAAACCCCAAGATGAAATTACTTGCACCATTGGAGAGTGTGTCAGTATTGGAGTTGGAGTTTGCAATGCTCTCGAACGGCCGCTGAGTAATTTGTGCTTAACTATCGATTTTTATCAGGATTATCAAAATGGTACTTGTAATTACAAGCTTGATAATTTACTGGCAATCGCTGGAGCTAGCAAAGTTATGCTTCCTACG TTACAAGAATACGGACGTGCTTATCACGAATGCCGAGTGGTGTTTTTCATGCCAGGTCAATTCAAATTAGACATCCGATGTAGTAGTAACCATGACAATTCATCGTCATCAAGTTccagtgataaaaatttaacgataGCTGACAATGAATGGCGTTATATACCACCTATTGAAATAACCGCCGAAGACTACTGA
- the LOC123270697 gene encoding biogenesis of lysosome-related organelles complex 1 subunit 2 has product MTTNSNEVTEDMQDNKPHFIDTPEHDHSRCHSPKHGTTLSTSTSSFEALDPHDPNLSRLATTMFEKTAEYLQDELTSTHADYRLLERLNKETIAKYAELKTISTNVSQSLDALNQKYKKLQPVLDNINQIDDSVAKLEQAAYKLAAYSKRLEAKFKDLEKETRSK; this is encoded by the coding sequence atgacaacaaACAGCAATGAAGTTACAGAAGATATGCAAGATAATAAACCGCATTTTATCGACACACCTGAGCACGATCATTCAAGATGTCATTCACCAAAGCATGGTACAACATTATCAACGAGCACCAGTAGTTTTGAAGCATTGGATCCTCATGATCCCAACTTGAGTCGTTTAGCAACAACGATGTTCGAAAAAACTGCTGAATATTTACAAGATGAATTAACATCAACACACGCTGATTATCGATTACTTGAGAGATTGAATAAAGAGACAATAGCTAAGTACgctgaattaaaaacaatttctaCTAATGTATCACAATCATTGGATGCGttaaatcaaaaatacaaaaaattacagcCAGTTTTGgataatattaatcaaattgATGACAGTGTTGCTAAGTTAGAGCAAGCTGCTTATAAATTAGCGGCTTATTCTAAAAGATTGGAAGCTAAATTTAAAGATCTTGAAAAAGAAACtcgaagtaaataa